In gamma proteobacterium HIMB55, the genomic stretch TGTCATACCGGCTTAGGCGCTGCTGGAATCTGTCGGCGCCACGCGCCTCCTTTCATGGATGCCGTTACGATGGCGGTGTACGCGAACATACCGCCAACGGCACCGATGAATATGCCGGTCATGCCTAGGTCCATGGGACCCAGTAAGAAGAAGGCTAAACTGATCGCAACCACGGGACGCGCAATCAGCGCCACAAGCGGTCCTCGCATCGCGCCGGCACCTTGTGAGGCAAAGTAAAGCGCCCAGCCAACACCGTGGATAGCGAGGCAGGGACCGACAATTTGGATGAAGCCCTTAGCTGTCTCATAGACCATCGCGTCGTCGGTAAAGATGGGGATCCAAAGGTGCGGAAATACCGCCAAAAGAGTGCCAATACCACCGCCTAAAACGAAGGACATTCCCGCGCCGGTCCAACCAATTTCCTCGGCGCGATCGGCATCCCTTGCGCCAATACTCATGCCCACCAAAGAGGTCATGGTGGCGCCGATACCAAAGATGAGCGATGACATAAGGAACTCGATGCGTGACCCAATACCGTAGCCGGCGAGCGCTTCTTCACCAAACTGCCCCACCAAACCCGTCAGTACCAAAATGGTGGTGACTGTGGTGATGGGGGATAGTGATGCCGGGAGTGCCACCCGCCCAATATCTTGGAAGTGGTACTTCCGAAACTTCAAACTTGAGAGCCTCAAGTTGGCGGGCAAGTCGGCGCTCGCGAGACGCGAGAGGATGACCACGGCCATCACTGCGCTCGTTGCAATGACCGATACGGCTGCGCCAAATAA encodes the following:
- a CDS encoding putative efflux protein, MATE family (PFAM: MatE~TIGRFAM: putative efflux protein, MATE family), which produces MWGMDQRTQHLLTAPALPLLTKLSVPGSVAFIVQSTVSLTEVWYVGQLGSTPLAAMALVFPMLMLMQMLSVGALGNAASSAIARALGAGDKERAQQLMWHGLLLAVLGPIVLLIAFLISGKFFLSLLGGTGEILDLAFAYSAMLFGGSVTIWLMGVASSIFRGLGDMKYPARMMIVGSLIQVPLSGALVLGYFGAPKLGLFGAAVSVIATSAVMAVVILSRLASADLPANLRLSSLKFRKYHFQDIGRVALPASLSPITTVTTILVLTGLVGQFGEEALAGYGIGSRIEFLMSSLIFGIGATMTSLVGMSIGARDADRAEEIGWTGAGMSFVLGGGIGTLLAVFPHLWIPIFTDDAMVYETAKGFIQIVGPCLAIHGVGWALYFASQGAGAMRGPLVALIARPVVAISLAFFLLGPMDLGMTGIFIGAVGGMFAYTAIVTASMKGGAWRRQIPAAPKPV